The Clostridium botulinum genome includes a region encoding these proteins:
- a CDS encoding toprim domain-containing protein — MTKQKVINYYDDRGKVRNKIGIWLGSNTHQAVIHTIKELTANSGDILIENIGSKIIWTIYDDKTVEIYDDGTGLPLEGTTIIKKKDVKGRETTEVKSNYELLLLTLFAGTKHNGLETGEKNTGSNGVFNTVLTYSSEYVEYEIGRPDGNIYFCSFKEGFIDKELQIIGETDKTYTRIKYKLSDQVYTENKFTFDEICDICQKQSALIKKPIIIVDETTNQEVIYNLSNGLEELFNVYLHDKSKSCKDIIIKDSFSQDVTFENHQYKDNMNYELILNYTIEENNNVNMDFLNRSELIHHGTIQDGIIDGLRKCIHNFINKEGLYNKKESNISKDDILCGLNYMIDFSSLHPNMYSNQTKFETKVKYFKTHLTKSIMDYFEIYAIEHKDEMLKIANKLLINKRSREKAEVNRKEIRKKLEQDVNKSTGRPDKFVPCQSKNKHEKELILIEGDSSLNSVKLSRNKKVHSIYPLKGKPLNTLKKSLDDILKNEEVTDIFQILQCGMQYKGKSIKGVKQFNIDDLDVDKIIIFSDEDEDGLHIRSLVIGIFYVLAPKIIAQGHLYVLDSPLYRIDTKNKTYLAYNEKEKNNIIKNLNNQNEKFTDSRFKGLGGLSVDLLSETAMNIENRKLTQITINDIEKAKQVLEMFMDDDSTDRKQYIEKFGEQYFDYSIYEI, encoded by the coding sequence ATGACTAAACAAAAGGTAATAAACTATTATGATGATAGAGGTAAGGTAAGAAATAAAATAGGAATATGGCTTGGGTCAAACACTCACCAAGCCGTAATCCACACTATTAAAGAGCTTACTGCTAATTCAGGAGATATATTAATAGAGAATATAGGTAGTAAGATTATATGGACAATTTATGATGATAAAACTGTAGAAATTTACGATGATGGAACAGGTTTACCACTTGAAGGTACTACAATTATAAAAAAGAAAGATGTAAAGGGGAGAGAAACGACGGAAGTAAAATCTAATTATGAATTATTATTATTAACCTTATTTGCAGGAACAAAACATAATGGATTAGAAACTGGTGAAAAAAATACGGGTAGCAATGGAGTATTTAATACGGTGTTAACTTATTCATCAGAATATGTTGAATATGAAATTGGAAGACCTGATGGCAACATTTATTTTTGCTCATTTAAAGAAGGCTTTATCGATAAAGAATTACAAATCATAGGAGAAACAGATAAAACATATACACGAATTAAATATAAATTATCGGATCAAGTATATACAGAGAATAAATTTACATTTGATGAAATATGTGATATCTGCCAAAAACAATCAGCATTAATTAAAAAGCCGATAATTATAGTAGATGAAACTACTAATCAAGAAGTTATATATAATTTGTCTAACGGGTTAGAAGAGTTATTTAATGTATATTTGCATGATAAAAGTAAATCTTGTAAGGATATAATTATAAAAGACAGTTTTAGCCAAGATGTAACTTTTGAAAATCATCAATATAAAGATAATATGAATTACGAATTAATATTGAATTATACAATTGAAGAAAACAATAATGTAAATATGGATTTTTTAAATCGAAGTGAGTTAATACATCATGGAACTATACAAGATGGTATCATAGATGGACTAAGAAAGTGTATTCATAATTTTATTAATAAAGAAGGATTATATAATAAAAAAGAATCCAACATTAGTAAAGATGATATACTATGTGGATTAAATTATATGATTGATTTTAGTTCATTACATCCTAATATGTATAGTAATCAAACTAAATTTGAAACTAAGGTTAAATATTTTAAAACTCATTTAACAAAGTCTATAATGGATTATTTTGAAATATACGCAATTGAACATAAAGATGAAATGTTAAAGATAGCCAATAAGTTATTAATTAACAAAAGGAGTAGAGAAAAGGCTGAAGTAAATAGAAAAGAAATTAGAAAAAAATTAGAACAAGATGTTAATAAATCAACAGGAAGACCTGACAAATTTGTACCTTGTCAATCTAAAAATAAACACGAGAAAGAATTGATATTAATAGAAGGTGATTCAAGTTTAAATTCAGTAAAATTATCAAGAAATAAAAAGGTTCATTCTATATATCCACTTAAAGGTAAGCCTTTAAATACCTTAAAAAAATCATTAGATGATATATTAAAAAACGAAGAAGTTACGGATATTTTCCAAATATTACAATGTGGTATGCAATATAAAGGAAAATCCATAAAAGGAGTTAAACAATTTAATATAGATGATTTAGATGTTGATAAAATAATAATATTTTCTGATGAAGATGAAGATGGCTTACATATTCGTTCACTGGTTATAGGGATATTTTATGTTTTAGCACCTAAAATAATAGCACAAGGTCATTTATACGTTTTAGATTCACCTTTGTATAGAATAGATACTAAAAATAAAACATATTTAGCTTACAATGAAAAGGAAAAAAATAATATTATTAAAAATTTAAACAATCAAAATGAAAAATTTACAGATTCAAGGTTTAAAGGATTAGGAGGTTTAAGCGTAGATTTATTGTCAGAAACGGCTATGAATATTGAAAATCGCAAACTAACTCAAATTACCATTAATGATATAGAAAAAGCGAAGCAAGTTTTAGAAATGTTTATGGATGATGATTCAACTGACAGAAAACAGTATATAGAAAAATTTGGCGAACAGTATTTTGATTATTCAATATATGAAATATAG
- a CDS encoding DNA gyrase/topoisomerase IV subunit A, whose protein sequence is MIIQSEVSEAIREYYMPYAMKVITDRALPDVRDGLKPIARRILWTMWNNGLLHNKPRAKCGKVVGDILKIHNHGDSSVYNALSLLTDQNESLLQGFIDGEGAFGKIYSKDSPSAMRYTSARLNKFSQEMFKNIDKDIVKFIGEDKEHLQPLCLPNTFPNILIKPNSGVAVGEACNWCSFNLVEVCNLTQEYIKNNNINVIDYLTAPDFSTGGYIITSNFDLNKIYETGRGSFRLQAKYKYNEKENTIEVYEIPYNTTVEDIKKEITNLMKSDRLKEVKDVKDGTGYNTKLKKEEMGVIIEIKNNVNPNRLMKKLFKYTSLNKSFNCNFNCLVNYRPQVLGIKQILNEWLKFRIECVKESIKYDLNNKIKLLHFLKGLEKVLLNIDKAVEIIRYSKTDSLIINNLRKEFNIDEQQANDIANMKLKNINEQYINNKVQSILEIQKEHDKLKGLLQSEKDIQNIIIDELEKVKNNYGKARKTELLNKHEIEDTSHEDLVEDFNPTIVLTEQQYIKKNRVFSQSQKLKDDDKILQFHQCNNKDDLLLFTNKGNVLIRKVYELDEHKPSTYGDFLPNLLGEHLENDEKVIYISTTKDYKGSVISVFENGYIARTDLQTYKPKQNRQIPMSAYNTDIGIVSIQLITNDTDILLVSQEGKALIINTSQIRPTKSRNTQGVSGMKIDTETNKIIASIIGVTVDDNFNIETEKGKSKFIMLNDIAPNNKESMTDYLKGNRNTQGNFIYNTRQKNDRVIKLTKQEN, encoded by the coding sequence ATGATAATACAATCAGAAGTTAGCGAAGCAATTAGAGAATATTATATGCCATATGCCATGAAAGTTATTACGGATAGAGCTTTACCAGATGTTAGGGATGGATTAAAACCTATAGCAAGACGTATATTATGGACAATGTGGAACAACGGATTATTACATAATAAACCTAGAGCCAAATGTGGTAAAGTTGTGGGGGATATTTTAAAAATACATAATCACGGAGATTCTTCTGTCTATAATGCATTATCGTTATTAACAGATCAAAATGAAAGTTTATTACAAGGTTTTATTGATGGTGAGGGAGCTTTTGGGAAAATATACTCCAAAGATTCTCCTTCTGCCATGAGATATACATCAGCTAGGCTTAATAAATTTTCACAAGAAATGTTTAAAAATATCGATAAAGACATAGTTAAATTTATTGGTGAAGATAAGGAGCATTTACAGCCATTATGTTTACCAAATACATTTCCTAATATTTTGATTAAACCTAATAGTGGGGTTGCCGTTGGTGAAGCATGTAATTGGTGTAGTTTTAATTTAGTAGAAGTATGTAATTTGACTCAAGAGTATATTAAAAATAATAATATTAATGTTATAGACTATTTAACTGCTCCAGATTTCAGTACGGGTGGTTATATAATAACAAGTAATTTTGATCTAAATAAAATCTACGAAACAGGAAGAGGTAGTTTTAGGTTACAAGCTAAGTATAAATATAATGAGAAAGAAAATACCATTGAGGTATATGAAATTCCATACAACACTACGGTAGAAGATATTAAAAAAGAAATTACCAATCTTATGAAATCTGACAGATTAAAAGAGGTTAAAGATGTAAAAGATGGAACAGGATATAATACAAAATTAAAAAAGGAAGAAATGGGGGTTATAATAGAAATTAAAAACAATGTGAATCCTAATAGATTAATGAAAAAACTATTTAAATATACATCATTAAATAAATCATTCAATTGTAATTTCAATTGTTTAGTAAATTATAGACCTCAAGTATTAGGTATTAAGCAAATATTAAATGAATGGCTTAAATTTAGAATTGAGTGTGTTAAAGAATCTATTAAATACGATCTCAACAATAAAATAAAATTATTACACTTCTTAAAAGGCTTAGAAAAAGTATTATTAAATATTGATAAAGCTGTAGAAATTATTAGATATTCTAAAACAGATAGCTTAATTATTAATAATCTAAGAAAAGAATTCAATATAGATGAACAGCAAGCTAATGATATAGCTAATATGAAATTAAAAAATATCAATGAACAATATATTAATAATAAAGTTCAATCTATATTAGAGATACAAAAAGAACATGATAAATTAAAAGGTTTATTACAATCAGAAAAAGATATTCAAAATATTATTATTGATGAGCTTGAAAAAGTAAAGAATAACTACGGTAAAGCGAGAAAAACAGAGCTTTTAAATAAACATGAAATAGAAGATACATCTCACGAGGATTTAGTAGAAGACTTCAATCCTACTATAGTTCTTACAGAACAACAATACATAAAGAAAAATAGAGTCTTTTCACAATCTCAAAAATTAAAGGATGATGATAAAATACTACAATTCCATCAATGCAATAATAAAGATGATTTATTATTATTCACTAATAAGGGCAATGTATTAATTCGTAAAGTATATGAATTAGATGAACATAAGCCATCTACATACGGAGATTTCTTACCTAATCTATTAGGTGAACATCTTGAAAATGATGAAAAAGTAATTTACATATCAACTACTAAAGATTACAAGGGATCGGTTATCTCAGTATTTGAAAATGGATATATTGCTAGAACGGATTTACAAACATACAAACCTAAACAAAACAGACAAATTCCAATGAGTGCATACAATACTGATATTGGAATAGTATCTATCCAACTAATAACCAATGATACAGATATACTTCTAGTATCACAAGAGGGTAAAGCATTAATTATCAATACTTCTCAAATCAGACCTACTAAATCAAGAAATACTCAAGGCGTATCTGGAATGAAAATTGATACCGAAACTAATAAAATAATAGCTTCAATTATAGGTGTAACGGTAGATGATAATTTTAATATCGAAACTGAAAAAGGTAAATCTAAGTTTATTATGCTTAACGATATAGCTCCAAATAATAAGGAATCCATGACAGATTATTTAAAAGGTAATAGAAATACTCAAGGTAATTTCATATATAATACAAGGCAAAAGAATGACAGAGTAATTAAATTAACAAAGCAAGAGAATTAA
- a CDS encoding 5' nucleotidase, NT5C type, translating to MENINIHNKNLEIICDMDDVLVNLSEFVVNQYNKDFDDNMNWQDNKSYWWGDCKKAPKSYFEQLLLKKETFINPKPTENSIKTLNKLHEEGFKIIFCTYPQYNSDYCIKEKIQWLQQYFKWFNIDENLVFTHNKGLLAKSNRILLDDNLDHIFSFINNGGIGCIFNQNWNGNVGNRRFIGYRITRFEEFYTVVHNLENELVAKKNYETNVLKEISFHNKYYVK from the coding sequence ATGGAAAACATAAATATACATAATAAAAATTTAGAAATAATATGTGATATGGATGATGTATTAGTTAATCTATCTGAATTTGTAGTTAATCAATATAATAAAGACTTTGATGATAATATGAATTGGCAAGATAATAAATCTTATTGGTGGGGAGATTGCAAAAAAGCACCTAAGTCATATTTTGAACAATTACTACTTAAAAAGGAAACTTTTATTAATCCCAAACCAACAGAAAATTCAATTAAAACTTTAAATAAGCTACATGAGGAAGGATTTAAAATAATATTCTGCACCTACCCACAGTATAATTCTGATTATTGTATAAAAGAAAAGATACAATGGCTACAACAGTATTTTAAATGGTTTAATATTGATGAGAACTTAGTATTTACTCATAACAAAGGATTGTTAGCCAAATCAAATAGAATATTACTTGATGATAATTTAGATCATATATTTTCTTTTATAAATAATGGAGGAATAGGCTGTATATTTAATCAAAATTGGAATGGAAATGTGGGAAACAGAAGATTCATAGGATATAGAATTACTAGGTTTGAAGAGTTTTATACTGTAGTTCATAATTTAGAAAATGAATTAGTAGCGAAGAAAAATTATGAGACCAATGTACTAAAAGAAATTAGTTTTCATAATAAGTATTATGTTAAGTAA
- a CDS encoding tyrosine-type recombinase/integrase: MAQRSKKINFYNEDKIKGFNTDTMKYLNKYKIDMSIRELSEKTIYNYEMDLYNWFTYVLDKQFNQCITELNEDDIMEFLYFCKQQGNNSRRMKRRMASISAFYKFLRKKRIIKENPMEFIDRPRKDTDVVTQTFLTKDQVEQIKSKLKEYGDLQLETYVLLSLSTMARVNAISNTKWEQIDFENRIISDVLEKEGKIVDLYFNKEVKELLLRLQSIRKENDVESEYVFISKYNKEYSKVNTSTLSKWTKKVGEMIGVPTLHCHDWRHSGATLLKNAGMPIERVSSLLHHEGLDVTKKFYIKEDTQKMINEKDKYEII; encoded by the coding sequence ATGGCACAAAGAAGTAAAAAAATCAATTTTTATAATGAGGACAAAATTAAGGGATTTAACACAGATACTATGAAATATTTAAATAAGTACAAAATAGATATGTCTATTCGTGAATTAAGTGAAAAAACTATTTATAATTATGAAATGGATTTATATAATTGGTTTACTTATGTATTAGATAAACAATTCAACCAATGTATTACCGAATTAAATGAAGATGATATTATGGAATTCTTATACTTCTGTAAACAACAAGGTAATAATAGCAGACGTATGAAAAGAAGAATGGCTTCAATATCAGCTTTCTATAAATTTTTAAGAAAGAAAAGAATAATCAAAGAGAATCCTATGGAATTTATCGATAGACCGAGAAAAGATACCGATGTTGTAACTCAAACATTTTTAACCAAAGATCAAGTTGAACAAATAAAAAGTAAGTTAAAAGAATATGGAGATTTACAACTTGAAACTTATGTATTATTAAGTTTATCTACAATGGCAAGAGTTAACGCAATATCCAATACAAAATGGGAGCAAATTGACTTTGAAAACAGAATTATTAGTGATGTTCTTGAAAAAGAAGGGAAGATTGTTGACCTATATTTTAATAAAGAAGTTAAAGAATTGTTGTTACGATTACAAAGTATAAGAAAGGAAAATGATGTAGAAAGTGAATATGTATTTATATCAAAATATAATAAAGAATACTCTAAGGTTAATACATCAACCTTAAGTAAATGGACTAAAAAAGTCGGAGAAATGATAGGTGTGCCAACTTTACATTGCCATGACTGGAGACACTCAGGAGCTACTTTATTAAAAAATGCGGGTATGCCAATAGAAAGAGTATCTTCGTTGCTCCACCATGAAGGCTTAGATGTTACTAAGAAATTTTATATTAAGGAAGACACGCAAAAAATGATTAATGAAAAGGATAAATATGAAATTATTTAA
- a CDS encoding tyrosine-type recombinase/integrase — MIKKLDEFIEYLYQEDKGEKTIYTYKNDIKRFIEYFQKNKLEVNTIELRKFKDYLLEGLQLSPKTVNKNIVAIRKYLDFIHINDVNIKMIKIQDQGFLDDILTNSEAMRMIKEADKARDLRAKAFICTLYYTGMRVSEAISVLVRDIDEDSIRILGKGKKYRTVLIPKKLQRIWIDYMTVRVNNSDKLFTGQRGGISRFTALNMVKKYGGKAKVKTDKVYNHAFRHLFCMNLVDRGIPIDVVKDLAGHASILTTNIYTRRSKKQLLDVINQF; from the coding sequence ATGATAAAAAAGTTAGATGAATTTATTGAATACTTATATCAAGAAGATAAAGGTGAAAAAACTATTTATACTTATAAAAATGATATTAAAAGATTTATAGAATATTTTCAAAAAAATAAATTAGAAGTAAATACAATTGAATTAAGGAAATTTAAAGACTATTTATTAGAAGGATTACAGCTATCCCCTAAGACAGTAAATAAAAATATAGTAGCTATTAGAAAATACTTAGACTTTATACATATTAATGATGTTAATATCAAAATGATAAAGATTCAAGATCAAGGATTTTTAGATGACATACTGACTAATAGTGAAGCTATGAGAATGATAAAAGAAGCTGATAAAGCACGTGATTTAAGGGCTAAAGCATTTATATGTACATTATACTATACGGGTATGAGAGTTAGCGAAGCTATCTCAGTATTAGTAAGAGACATTGATGAAGATAGTATTAGAATACTCGGGAAGGGTAAAAAGTATAGAACAGTGTTAATTCCTAAAAAACTACAAAGAATATGGATAGATTACATGACTGTTAGAGTAAATAATAGTGATAAATTATTTACAGGTCAAAGAGGTGGAATCAGTAGATTTACTGCTTTAAACATGGTAAAAAAATATGGTGGAAAGGCTAAAGTAAAGACAGATAAGGTATATAATCATGCATTTAGACATCTATTTTGTATGAATTTAGTTGATAGAGGAATACCAATAGATGTAGTAAAAGATTTAGCAGGTCATGCCTCTATCTTAACAACAAATATATATACTCGAAGAAGTAAAAAACAATTATTAGATGTAATAAATCAATTTTAG
- a CDS encoding transposase, with product MTKSKTPSYVLTLRLGTTKSDISALNTYFELSRKLYNALLGEGLKRFRLMRESKMYQQERKETKKMNKNKLFKEAQLKYKFSNFDLNKYSTSLRVNEFKNIDANTVQALSARAIKSIDRMRFGEAKRVNFIKYNEMYSIEGLNNRQGIRYRDGFIYFSKLKLPVIIRKNYTYAQKCIQDRVKFCRIIKKHKGNSIRYYVQLILEGIPPIKHTLGAGEVGLDIGTQTIAICSDKDVKLLELAEDIQNIEKHKSLLNKKLDRQRRANNPNKYNEDGTFKKGNRDRWINSNNYLKTKAKLRDMQSRLASIRKQKHEKMANYILSLGSIIKVETMNYNGLQARAKETTINEKTGRFNKKKRFGKSLANKAPSMLLDIINRKLKYHNLGLFKIDTYKIKASQYNPFTNEYIKKSLSERWNVFKINEQEIQIQRDLMSALIIKNVIIDEKLNLDKVNKDKLLDEFDSFKKLHDIEIIRLKNCKNRLLSSMGI from the coding sequence GTGACTAAATCAAAAACACCAAGTTATGTTTTAACTTTGAGATTAGGGACTACTAAATCTGATATAAGTGCATTAAATACATACTTTGAATTATCAAGAAAGTTATATAATGCTTTATTAGGCGAAGGATTAAAAAGATTTAGATTAATGAGAGAATCTAAAATGTATCAACAAGAAAGAAAAGAAACTAAGAAGATGAATAAAAATAAACTATTCAAAGAAGCACAATTAAAATATAAGTTTAGTAATTTTGATTTAAACAAATATTCCACCTCATTAAGGGTAAATGAATTTAAAAATATAGATGCTAATACAGTACAAGCATTATCGGCAAGAGCGATTAAATCTATTGATAGAATGAGGTTTGGTGAAGCTAAAAGAGTTAATTTTATTAAATATAATGAAATGTATTCTATAGAAGGACTTAATAATAGACAAGGAATAAGATATAGAGATGGATTTATATACTTTAGTAAATTAAAATTACCTGTAATTATAAGAAAAAATTATACTTATGCACAAAAATGTATTCAAGATAGAGTTAAGTTTTGTAGAATAATCAAAAAACACAAAGGTAATTCAATTAGATATTATGTTCAATTAATATTAGAAGGAATACCACCTATAAAACATACATTAGGAGCAGGTGAGGTAGGTTTGGATATAGGTACTCAAACTATAGCCATATGTTCCGATAAAGATGTTAAATTATTAGAATTAGCAGAGGATATTCAAAATATAGAAAAGCATAAAAGTTTATTAAATAAGAAATTAGATAGACAGAGACGTGCTAATAATCCTAATAAATATAATGAAGATGGCACTTTTAAAAAGGGAAATAGAGATAGATGGATTAATAGTAATAATTATTTAAAAACTAAAGCAAAGTTAAGAGATATGCAAAGTAGATTAGCCAGTATAAGAAAACAAAAACATGAAAAAATGGCTAATTATATATTATCATTAGGTAGTATCATTAAAGTAGAAACTATGAATTATAATGGGTTACAGGCTAGAGCAAAAGAAACTACCATAAATGAGAAAACGGGTAGATTTAATAAAAAGAAAAGATTCGGTAAGTCTTTAGCAAATAAAGCACCTAGTATGTTACTTGATATAATTAATAGGAAGCTCAAATATCATAATTTAGGGTTGTTTAAAATAGATACTTATAAAATAAAGGCAAGTCAATATAATCCCTTTACAAATGAATATATTAAAAAATCTTTGAGTGAAAGATGGAATGTGTTTAAAATAAATGAGCAAGAAATTCAGATACAAAGAGATTTAATGAGTGCTTTAATTATTAAAAATGTTATTATAGATGAAAAACTTAATTTAGATAAAGTAAATAAAGATAAATTATTAGATGAATTTGATAGTTTTAAAAAATTGCATGATATAGAAATAATAAGATTAAAAAATTGTAAAAATAGATTATTAAGTAGTATGGGAATATAG